AAAAGCAATAAGAAACACAATAATATTTACTGCATTTTCAATCTTATTCCAGTTTGGGATAGGATTTATGTTGGCTTTAATTTTTAATAGGGATTTTCCGGGTGACCGATACTTAAGGGGATTATTATTAATACCATGGTTTCTCCCTTTAATAGTGTCAGCAAACGCATTTAAGTTCTTTTTTTCTGAACAAGGTATCATTAATGCTTTTCTTCTATCCAATAATTTGATTACCGATCCTATTAATTGGCTCACCAATCCCAACTTAGTGATATGGACTTTGACAGTAATTAACATTTGGATTGGGATCCCCTTTAACTACGTGCTCCTCCATACGGGTCTTAAAGAAATTCCAGTTGAGTTATACGAGGCCGCTTCAGTTGATGGTGCAAAAGGATGGCACAAGTTAATTTATATAACAGTTCCCATGCTTAAATATGTGATCATAACAGTTTTAATGCTTGGTTTTGTTTATACCATTAAACACTTTGATATAGTTTGGATTGCAACTCAAGGTGGACCTGCGAATTCATCTCATCTCTTAAGTACTCTTTCTTATCAATTAGCATTTCGAGAATATCTTTTTGGTATGGGATCGGCAGTAGCTAATATTATGGTTGTAATTATCCTTGCTATTGTATTTGGATTTGCCTTGTTTAAGGTTGAAAGTAATTAGGGAGGATGAGTATGAAAGTTAATAAGTATAAAATTGGCGATTATACTTGGATGGCAATAGGAATTTTTATAACTATACTCCTTCTCTTGCCAGTATATTTTATGATAATTTATGGTTTTGAAACTCTACAAGACATGTTTCATGTTCCTCCTTATTGGTTTCCACCAAAAATAACATTTCAACCATTTATTGAAACGTTTATTGGATTAAGTTCTAATATTATAAATAGCCTTATAATTGCTACTGGAAGTCTACTAATAACTCTCTTTACTGCTCCTTTTGCTGGTTATGCATTGGCCCACTATGGTTTTAAGTTTGGTAAGTATGTTAACTTTACTTTGATATTAAGCCAAATGTTTCCTGTTGTAATGTTATCCATTCCAATATTTATGATGTATTCAAACGTAGGATTAATAAATACCCGTTTGGGCTTAATACTTGCCAACGCCACATATACAATCCCTCTTTGCACTTTAATATTAACTGCTTATATGCGTTCAATGCCTTTCGAATTAATTGAAGCAGGTTTAATTGACGGAGCTTCACATTTTACATCTTTTTTTAAAATAGTAGTTCCAGTAGTTAAATCAGGTATTGCAACCAGCGCTATTTTTGCATTTTTGATGCCATGGGCTGATTTTGTTTATGCCTTGGTAATAACTACAGATAATAAAATTCAACCCATGAGCGTTGGTTTGTATAAGTATATGGAGCTTTATGGTTTGAGATGGAATAACCTTATGGCTGGTGGCTTTATTTTTTCAATACCAGCATTGGTCGTTGTTACTTTAACAGGAAAATTTATCATAAAAGGGTTAACCGCTGGTGCTTTGAAACAGTAGTTATTAGATCAAAACTAATGAAAAAGGGAGGTGAAACGATTCTTTGTGGTGTTAGAAAATTAGTATTTCAATCTAAGTAGTAAATAATAGGAGGAAAACGAAATGAAATCCAGATTAATGAGCGTGATTTTAATTTTAGTGTTTGTTGTGTCATCGACAGTCATTGCTTTTGCTGCTGAAAATAAGCCAATAGAAATTTCAGTTCAGGATGTGTGGGCTGATAGTTTGCAATGGGGTAAGGTGTGGTTGAAAACAATAGATTTATTTGAAAAAAATAACCCAAATATTAAAATCAACCGAATCTATGTTCCTCTTGGCCAGAATATTGAAAGAATTTTATTAGGAACAAAAACAAAAAGCCTTCCAGAAGTAATTACTTGTGATACTCAAGACATTCCTCATCTCGCAGAAGCTGGAGCTCTTTTTGATCTCACCCAGTTTGTTAATGATTGGGGTAAATGGGATGATGTTTTCCCAGGATCTCAAAGTGCTGTTACCTGGAAAGATAAGCCCTATGCTATGCAGTTTAGTACA
This genomic window from Candidatus Atribacteria bacterium ADurb.Bin276 contains:
- the lacF_3 gene encoding Lactose transport system permease protein LacF, whose amino-acid sequence is MRVFHFKNSLSKTRSPFIGFLFLLPVLIFISIYFIYPFIYNISLGFQKIDVMSFVSGESKYNGLDNYRELFKLPAFKKAIRNTIIFTAFSILFQFGIGFMLALIFNRDFPGDRYLRGLLLIPWFLPLIVSANAFKFFFSEQGIINAFLLSNNLITDPINWLTNPNLVIWTLTVINIWIGIPFNYVLLHTGLKEIPVELYEAASVDGAKGWHKLIYITVPMLKYVIITVLMLGFVYTIKHFDIVWIATQGGPANSSHLLSTLSYQLAFREYLFGMGSAVANIMVVIILAIVFGFALFKVESN
- the ycjP_3 gene encoding Inner membrane ABC transporter permease protein YcjP, with amino-acid sequence MKVNKYKIGDYTWMAIGIFITILLLLPVYFMIIYGFETLQDMFHVPPYWFPPKITFQPFIETFIGLSSNIINSLIIATGSLLITLFTAPFAGYALAHYGFKFGKYVNFTLILSQMFPVVMLSIPIFMMYSNVGLINTRLGLILANATYTIPLCTLILTAYMRSMPFELIEAGLIDGASHFTSFFKIVVPVVKSGIATSAIFAFLMPWADFVYALVITTDNKIQPMSVGLYKYMELYGLRWNNLMAGGFIFSIPALVVVTLTGKFIIKGLTAGALKQ